Below is a genomic region from Roseovarius arcticus.
GGTTCACGCAAACATCTGCTGTCGACAAAATCTCAAAGAGCTCATCATCTGGCGCGCGCCCGGCAAAGGTGACGAACTCGGCCAGCCCCATTTCTTCGGACTGCTCTTGCAATTTTTTGAGGCTTGGTCCGCCGCCCACGAGGCAGAACTGGATATCGTCGCGCCCCATGGTCCCGACCAAATGCGCGACCGAGTCCAGCAACAGATCAATCCCCTCCTGATCCCCCATGACGCCGACATATCCCACCATGTAGCGCCGCCCGCGCCGCCACGCCGGATTTTCTGGCATGCGTTTCAGCCGCGACAGATCAGGCCCCGAGCGTACGATAAACACGTTCTCGGGCGCCATGCCGCCGCGCTCGATGGCGATCTTGCGATAGCTTTCGTTGGTCGCGATGGACACCCGCGCCGATGCGAAAGTCAGGCGTTCGAACGTGCGCATCAGCTTCCAGAAAAATCCGCGCTTGCCGAATTTGGCCTCATATAGCTCAGGGTTGATATCGTGATGGTCGAACAGATACCGCACACCCAACAGCTTGAAGGGCAGCGCCACGAGAAAGATCAGGTCGGGCGGGTTGCAGCCGTGGATGACGTGAAAGCCGCGCGTCATCTTGATCCGCAGCGCCAGCCAACTCTCCCAAAAAAGCGCGGCACCATATTCCAGCAAGTACCCCATCGCCCCGCTGGCATCCAGCGGCAGCGGATGGCGATAGACGCGAATGCCGTCCTCCTCCCAGAGGCGTTCCTCATGCCCCTTGCCGGTGGGACAGATGATTGAAACTACCGCCCCTGCCGCCGCGAGGGTGCGTGCCTCCATCCAGACGCGCCGGTCAAAGGGGACTGGCAGGTTTTCAACCACGATCAGCGTCTTCAGCCCTGCCAAAGGCTGCGTCTGGCGCAATTCATCCAGTGTGACCGCCTGTGCGGGCCCGGCGTCTGCGCCCCGTTCAATCATATTCATACGTACGCAAAACTTCGGCTTCGCCCAAATCCAGCCCTTTAATAATCGAGTTTGATGCGACCACCAGATCCCACGGCCCCGCTTCAGCGGTGGCTTTATCCACCAGCAGTTCCCCGACGTTTGGCAGGAAGGCAAAGATGTAACCAAGGTTCTGACCGCGCAGGTCCTCCGGCTTGATCGCGGGATCATAGACTGACAGCTGGTAGCCGCCCTGCAACAGCCGCCGGGCGATGTCTACATTCGGACTTTCGCGCAAATCGTCGGTTTGAGCCTTGAAGGCCAGTCCGACCATCAGAACTCTGCCGCCCTTTGGCAGTTTCGCAATGATGTCCTGCGCTTGATAGGTCTTGTGGGCCTCATTGCTCTGCACAAGGCTGTCGATCAGATGTGTATATGCGCCGATCTCACTTGCCATATGCTGGAGTGCACGCACGTCCTTGGGCAGACACGACCCGCCAAAGGCGCCGCCGGGGCGGGTATAATAAGCTGAAATGTTGAGCTTGGTGTCGGATACAAAAATCTCGTGCACCTTCTTGGCCGAAATGCCCATCCGGTGACACACCCTGCCCATCTCGTTGGCAAAGACTATTTTGGCGGCGTGCCAGCTGTTGTCGACAAACTTGGTGATCTCGGCCTCCTCGTAGCCGGTATTAAACACTGGCGCGTCTAGGCCCTCATTCAGCTTGTCCATCACCTTTGATCGCTTGCCATCGCGGGTGCCGATCACGATCTTTGGCGGTGCAAAGAAGTCGTTAACCGCGCTTCCCTCGCGCAGAAATTCGGGGTCATAGACGATCTCGACCGCCGCATCGGTCTGCGCGCCCAGACGAGACTGGAAAATCGGCTCGACAAGCTGCCTGACCGTGCCGGGCCGAAAGGTCGAACGATACGTGACAGTCAGCGGCTCTGTCCGGCCAGTCCCGAGGCAATCTGCAATTTGCTCGGTGACTTTGGCGATATAGCCCATGTCGTGAGAGCCGTCGATCGAGCTGGGCGTGCCGACGCAAACGATCGCAAGATCGACATCCACCAAGTCTGAAATTTCGGTTTGCGCCCGGATCAAACCCTTTTCAAGCGCGGTCGTCAAAAGCGCGTCGACCTGCGGCTCTTTGATCGGGGAGTGGCCCGAATTAATTTCATTCACCTTGTCGGCATTGACGTCAATGCCAATAACCTCATGGCCTTCGCGAGCAAGGCAACATGCCGCCGTAAAACCCACGTACCCAAGCCCGTATATAACTATTTTCATTTCGTCACGTCACATTGTGGATCGGCGTATTTCCACCGAAATTAATGCAACCTACGCGGTACTCGTCATCCTTACGCATATAGAAACCAGTTCCTTAGACCATTTCTAGCTTAACCGTCAAAGTGTGCGGAACATTCCGGCACTGAAAGTAGTTGGTGTGCTTTGAAAGCTAAACAGATAAATTACTCGTTAAGATTAGCAGCGGGCCATGCCTATTGCTAGCGTGTCGATTCTCAGGGTAATAGTTTGGAGTGTACAAGATGGGAAGCAAACTGTGCTGATTGAAACCTTTTCCTCTATTCGGAAAGACCGTACGTGAAGCGCACCCCAAAGCTCGATCCCACACCAAGCAAATTCAGTCGAAGCTCGTCGCTCGCCCTAGGGGCGGTGACACTTCTTGCCTCCGGCGTTTTTCGCCAGGGGCTTGGCGTCGTCACTTTGGCCGTCACCGCGCGAATGCTGCGGCCCGAGGATTTCGGCATCATTGCGTACTTCCTGATTTTTGTGGCCCTGTTGGAAATGATCCAGCGACAGATTTCGATGGTTTTGATCCGTCTCGATGCAGTCTCAAACGAGCATATTCAGACAGTCTTCACGTTGCAGGTCCTTTTCGGGGTGCTCGCCGCTGGTCTTATCTGGGCGTCAGCGCCGGTGATGGCGCTCTTCGGCATCCCCGAACTTGTCGAAATCCTTCCGGCCGTATCGGCTATCTCGCTACTGATCGCCCTGCGAAACCCGCGATTTCTTCTCTATGAGCGAGGCCTGAGGTTTTCGCTCGCAGCGGCGGAAGAGACACTAAACCGTATGGTGTATGCGGCGGTAGCCATATATCTGGCTTGGCTGTGGCGGGATTTCTGGGCGATCGTCGTTGCCACCTTCGCGGGGATTGCGATGCGAAACCTCTGGACATTCATAACCGCGCCGATGACGCCCAAGCTGTCTCTTTCACGGTGGCGCGACAGCCTTGCCTTCTCGTCTTGGGCGATCGGCGCTCAGCTCTCGCAGTTTTTCGCCAACAGCGTCCCGCAGATATTGATCGGCGCCGCGCTGGGGCTGGCTGATGCTGGCATTTTTCGTGTCGGCAGCCGTATTATCGACACTATGACGACGCAGCTCTTCGCGCCTCTGCAGCGGGTGATCTATCCTGGCCTCGCGGATCTGGCGCGCTCCAGTGATCGCAAGAAAGAGGCTTTCATCACTCTCAACGCACTTTTGCTGACCATCGTATTGCCCCTCAGTATCGGAAGTGCCCTGATTGCTGAGGACGCCATCCTTTTCGGCTTGGGCTTCAAATGGATCGCGGCAGCACAGGTGATCTGGGTATTAGCTCCATTTAAGGCCTTGGAAACCCTGCAGGCGAATGTGCGTGCGGCCAGCTATATCGAAGGCTCGACCCAGTCTCTTTTCATGCGCAATGCGCTGCTTTTAGTGCTGGTCTGCCTGTTCATGTGGGTTGGAACCCAGTTCGGCTTTAATGGTGCCCTAGCCGCCGTTGCACTATCGAGCTTCGCCGCGCTGGTCATCACGCTGATCCTTGCCAAAGCATTCGGGAATGGCGGCTTATTCGAGCCTCTCACGGTCGCCTGGCGTAGCTTTGCCGCCTGCGCGCTGATGGTGGCGGCCGTGATCGCTGCAGATCAAATAATGCGGTCGGGGGAAGATGTGCCACGCCTCCTTGTCATCGTCTCGGCGAAGGTAGGGGTGGGGGCCGTCGTCTACACGACCACGCATATTGCCCTGTGGCGCTGGACCGGGCGACCCGAGGGATTGGAAACGCTGCTCCTTTCGCTGACGTCCCGCTTGCGTGGTCGGTGGGCGCGCAAGCGGCCATGAAGCTGAGTCCCTGAAGCGGTCTGGAAACTACTGTCTCGATGGAGGAAAGACCAGTCATGCACTATCCTCTGATCGGAATTACTCCAGTTGCTGTGATCCCCGAAAACGCCCTCGTTTTTGGTTAGAGTTTTCCGTTAGATTTTCCTTGGCTGGGAGAGGAGCGGAAGGGCATGAAGGCATCGAAGTTCACGGACGTGCAGAAGGCGTTCATCATCAAGCAGGGCGAACAGGGCACGACGGCTGCTGAGATCTGCCGCAAGGCGGGGGTCAGCTCGGCGACATACTTCAATTGGAAGAAGAATTACGCAGGCCTGCTGCCAACGGACATGAAGCGGCTGCGCGAGCTGGAGGACGAGAATTCTCGGCGAAAGAAGATCGTGGCTGATTTGGCCTTGGACAAGGAAATGCTTCAGGACGTGTTGAAGCGAAAGCTCTAAGGCCTGCTCGGGAAACGAACGCTGGTTGACGAGATCAGAACCGATTGGCGGGTGTCGATCCGGCGGGCTTGCGCGCTGATCCGGTTCGACCCTCGGACCTATCGGTACAGGTTCCGCTGACCCGATCAGGCCGCGATAGAACAGTGGATCAAAGAGATTTGTCAGACGCGGGTACGATTTGGATATCGCCGTGTGCATGTCCTGCTGCGGCGTGAGGGCTGGGACATCAACGCCAAGAAGACCTATAGGATTTACAAGGAGTTGGATATGCAGCTGCGCAACAAGACGCCCAAGCGGCGCGTGAAAGCCAAGCTGCGCGAGGATCGTAAGGACGCGGTTTATCCCAATGATGTCTGGGCGATGGACTTCGTGCATGACCAGCTGGCGACGGGGCGAAAGATCCGCATTCTGACAGTGGTCGACATCTTCTCACGCTACGTCCCTGTTCTGGATGCCAGGTTTAGCTAAAAGGGTGAGAACGTCGTTTCCACACTGGACCGAGTGTGCCGTCAGATCGGCTACCCGAAAACCATTCGGGTCGACAACGTCCTATGCGCGGAATAACTGGCTGATTTGGCATCAGGTCATTGTCGTATCGAGGTGCCTCGACACGTTCAGAAAATGCCTCAGTTTGGCGATTTGGTCAACGACAGTCTCTCCCATAACAAACACAGAGTACGCTTTTGCGGCTCTCACCGTCCTTAAGACGAGATCATCGGGTCGCTAACACAGAAGGCCTAAACATTATCTACGAGGTCAGATGTCTGCCTCCACGGCCCTTACAGAGAAAGGTCCTTCTGTGATCAATCACCCCTCAAAGAAGGGGCGATAGGGTTCTCCGTGCTTGATGATCCCGTGAACGGTTCGGGCCATTTTGGCGGCGATTGCGGAATACGCCTTGCGGCGCAAATGGGTGTTGTGGCGATCTTTGGCGATGTAGCGTTCGAACTTGTCCCGGAAGCTGTTAGTCCTCTGTAAAATGGCAACCTGTCAAGCCATCCAGAGGGTGCGGCGCAGGCGGGCATTCCCGTATTTTGACAACTTGGTTTGGCCACGGAAGGTGCCGGACTGGATTGTAGCAAGGTCCATTCCGCAGAACTTCAAGAACTGCCGGTGGTGTCCAAAGCGGCGCAAGTCGCCAGCTTCTGCCAGGATGGTCAGGGCGTTGATCGGGCCGATCCCAGATATTGATGTCAGCAACTGATAGTCAGGCAGATCTTTGAGAAGCGCGACGGCGCGATCTTCGATTTGATTGCGTTGCGCAATGAGACTGCGGCCTTCCCCAAGAACCAAGCGGAACTGAGACCCGGCTATGACCACCTGCTGCGCTATTTGAGGGCTGCGCAGGTGGCCATAGCCTCTCAATCAGCGTCATTCCGAATGTGTTATGGCAGCGAATTTATCTCGCGAGATATGGATCTGTGGGCCTATCAAAGGAACGTCACCCTCGACTTCTCACGCCCCGGCAAACCAACAGAGAACGCCTACATCTAGGCCTTCAATGGTACGTTCCGCGCCGAGTGTCTGAACGCTCATTGGTTCATGGGCCTTGAAGATACGGCCGAAAAGTTGGAGGCTTGGCGTGTAGACTACAACGAAGAACGACCGCACAGTGCAATAGGGAACAAAGTCCCGGCAGCGCTGATGAAATTACCGGACGCATCCAGCCCGTCTGTGTGATCAAAGTGCGGAAAATCTAGCCCCAACCGGGGACACTTTGGGTAGCACAGCAAACCTGAACGGAGCTAACTCATAAACGAGGACCCCCAGGGGAGCAGGTCTCTAGTCTTTCCGTGTTAACTATGTCTCTCGACAATGACATGCAAATGCAACGACGTTGTGAGAACTAGATATCAGACCTCCATCCGTATGAAGGCAAGCTGGCCAGCAACTACTTGACGGAAATGGCGTGCTCGATCAAATGCCTCAGGGCGTCTCTGAATTAAGCTCATTAGGCTCCAGAACGATGCCCGACTGAGGTTGAACAGAAGCAATATCAGCCAAGCACTGACGGCAGCTAGGCGCCCACCATGCTTTGCATGTAAACGCACCATAGCATCGGTGAGCAGAAGATCACGGCGATGGTTAAGCTTGGAGGCCGAAGCGCTGCCGTAATGTATGATTTCACCCACCGGCGCGAAGACCAACCGACAACCTGCCATGCGAATCCGTCGACACCAGTCGGTCTCTTCGCCAAAAAAGAAAAAACTCTCATCGAGCGGACCTACCTGCTCCAACACCGTGTTGCGCACCATAAGATAGCAGCCTGTGATACTATCGACGTCGCGTTCGCTGTCACGCTGCCAATCCATCATCTGATAGCGGCCGAGGAAACGTGGCCAAGGCAGTTTGCACAGCCCGGAGGTTTGTAAAGTCAAATTGATCAGGCTGGGCCACATTGAACAGGTTCGTTGCATGGTGCGGTCGGGATTTAGAACCCGACATCCCATAGCACCCACATCTGGATGGGAGTTAAGGTATCTTACGGAAGCGGCCAGCACGTCGCCCAAAACAATCGTGTCGGAATTGAGCATTAGGACATACCGCCCAATAGCAACTTCAAAACCTTGATTATTAGCAGCGGCAAAGCCCCGATTTCGCAGGTTTCGGATAAGCAGAACTCCGGGAAATTCCCGCGCCACCATATCAGCCGATCCGTCTTCCGATGCATTGTCAATAACGATAATTTGCATCCTTATCGCGCCACAGTTATTGAACACAGAATGGAGCACCTGGTGCAGCAGACTGACCGTATTCCAGTTGACTATGACGACTGACAGTTCAGGCACAGCTCGTGAAGCATCGTTCACGGTTCCTCCTTTGCTCGCGCAGCTAATATTTCGTGATATTGGTTTATCATCTCTGCCGCCCTGTCGTCCCAACTACCGAAGGATTTTAGGCGTTTGCGCGCTCCGGCTCCTAGAGCAATACATTTTCTTGGGTCACCCGCGAGATCACGAATGGCAGCCGCGATATCGCTAGAAAACTGTCCCGGCGCCTTGACGGCCAATCGGATGCCGCAACTTTCGTCGATGATAAAATCCGGACCTCCCCGGGAGGCCGCGATAACCGCAAGCCCATGAGCCATAGCTTCAAAAAAAACGCCGCCCATAGGTTCTCGAAAGCTTGGAAAGCAAAATACGTCAGCCTTTGCATACTCCTCTTCGACGGCCCCCCGCGATATGCGCCCCAAAAAGGTGATTTGGTCTGTCACGCCCAAACGTTCCGCTTCGGCCTTACAAGCGCTAAGGTCCTCTCCATCTCCAGCACTGGTCAAACGAACGCCGGGCAGGTCGCGTAACTGCGCCATCGCCCGCACTACATCACGTAGTCCTTTGGTGCGTACGACTCGTCCAACGTGAAGAAGGTTCAAGCGACCAGGTTCAGGGTAACGCACCCGTTCGGGAGGAAAGGTGTCATATCCCCTTTCAAGTGTCGCGTGAAAACGTTGGATGGGTATAGACCTTAACTCACCAGCGACATAAGGGGCCACTCCCAGAACCAAGTCGGCCCCAGCATAACTGGCCCTAAGCCAAGGATCGTGACGCAGTCGAAAATGGTCCAAGGCACGCAGTCGCGAAGCAAACGAGGTGCTTTGTCGAACTTCGTCACGAAAGCCTGTTGGGGTATTGAGCGCGCCACCCAAAGGTCCGACCACATAGGGAATGCCTGACCCACGCAAAGCAGTGGCATAACGCATTGCTTGAGGCAGGAGTTGGTGTCCAATGTCGAAGGTTTCGCCGCGAGCCCGTGCTCTGCGCATCCATCGACGAACCTGCAAATTAAAAAATGGCAAAGACGGCTTGGCCAGTGCATTGAATCTTTCGAACTTCTTATAAAGAAAAGCCGGTTCTGGCCAAGTTATCACACGTGCCGCAGGAAGCTGTAGGGCCAGTGGAACCGCGCCGATCCGCGCCGTCGCAAGAACCGTTACGTCGGCCTGCCGCGACAATGCCTCTGTCCAGTTGAAAGCCCATTCGACTTCGCCGATATCGTTGCCGTCGAGTGACGGCGCGACAATCAAAAGTCGCAGTCTAGGATTGAACGATTCAAGCATGCTCGTCGGATAACACCATATCAGCGAAAAAACTATACTATTCCATAACATAGTGTGAGCTAAGGTGTACGCAAGAACTTAATGAAGACGAACCTTTGTTGGTTGGGTCACGCCCCATTGATCCGTTTATTGGGCCGCGGATTTCACCATGAACCCGGCATTGGCACACCTCATTTTCCCTCAGTGGCCGCCAAAATACTGTTATGATACCGTGAAATCGCGCTCGCTGCGACCTTCATGTTCTAATTTTATTAATCAACAAGTTTAAAGACAAATTTCTTTCACACTCCTTCTCGTAATGCTGCCTTTCATAAACGATGTCAGACGGCAAGATCTGGCCTGCACCACGTTGGGAAACTGATGGTTGCCACCACTGTAATCACGCGAGACCTCACCAGATTTTGTAGACACCATCACAAAAAAATGGAGAATGCCAACAAGGCTGGTGCGACCATTAGCTAAAATCTAGCGGCACGGCCTAAAATCCCTCAGCAGCCTCGCCCCCGCATTCAACCGATCTACGCTGCTGCCAAGGCGTACACTGTAATCATTATATCCATTTGCAGGGCTGGTGGAGGAATAGATGAACTGGCGATCATAAAAGCCAGCAGAGTTTGGAGATGTGTCTTGGATGATAGCGTTATTAAGAACAACCCAATTCTGCTGACCTTCGTATCCGCCTATCGCGCCAACAACGTTTTGCTCTATGACGACATACCGTGAATCTTTTGAGACACGGATTTTGGGTATCGAAATATTCTTAGTATTTGACCGTCTAACTCGAATCAGCGAGTTCCGACGTACCGACAAGCCCTCCGCAAGATTAATTGATATTCCGTGCGTATGTGCGTTATAGATCAAATTGTTTTCGATTAGAATATTTCGATGCCAATTCGTTGGATCATTAGCGCTTGCTCTGTCGCGGCCAGCCCAGATGGTTTGGGTCCAGTCGCCAGATGCCATGTCAAAAATATTGTCACGGATCGTCAAGTCATTGACGCCGGCCCCACTGGACCGTTGAATTTGTATCATGTCCCGGTGATCACTTAGCGAGTCCGCGCCCTTGAAGTCATGAATGTAGTTTTTTTCAACCAGCGCTGTTTGTATCCTTCCCAACTTGATGCCATCCGATCGAATGCCGTGAATGTTATTCCCCAAAACATGTATGTTCGAACTAGTATTTATAGTCAAACCTGTCCACCACGAATGAAATTCCGAATTCACCACATCAATATTTTTCGACCCTTTTACTACTAGCCCTTTTCCCGTTCCTAAACCATCTGCGGCGGTACCTGTTCCGCTCGCCGTATCGCCTTCGAAGAGAGACGCGGTGAAGGTGATGTCGCTGCTATTTTCTACGCGGAACTTGCTGGAATGGTAGGAGGCCCCCGGCGAATAAGTATAGTTGAATTTAATCGTGTCAAAGGTAATGTTCGATGCGTGATCCAGATAAGCCTCGGAAAAGCTTGCCATCGCCTTCGCATCGGCGGAACGGAGCGTTACGGGGGAACGGAAATTTGATTTGATAGACAGCACTCCATAGTTACCCGCAGCAAGCAAGAAAGTTTCGCCGCCCCGCGCGTGATTAAGCGCGGAAAAAAGCTCGTCTACGGTGCGGATGGTCTGACCATGAAGCTCAATTGAGTTCGAGGTAGCAACGTCCATATCAGTGCAGGTCGTCGTGGCGGCGAGCGGGAAAGGCATCAGCAAGAATATCAGACTTACGAGGGAAAACGGGATGAAAGGGCCTATTTTGCACATGAAAAGCCGTCCCTAAATCTGGTCTGCGGCAGAAGGAAAGACTAAGGAAGAAATTATTTCGTGTCAATGATAACATAAAGGCTTCTAGGCGATGCCATGCTCACGGTGGAATGCCCCCACTGAAGTGGTCCACCTTTTGGGATATAATTATCCCGTTTTCAGGAGGACGACGAGATGGCTGGCAAGCGAGAGAAGCCCGAAGATATTGTGCTGAAGCTACGGCAAGTTGAAGTGCTGCAAGGGCAAGGGCGGTCGACGGCGGAAGCGGTGCGTCAGATCGGTGTGACGGTTCAGACCTATTATCGATGGCGCAAAGAATATGGCGGCATGAACCGCAATCAGCTCAAGCGGCTTAAAGAGCTGGAAACAGAGAATACTCGGCTTAGGCGTGCGGTGTCGGATCTGACACTGGACAAGATGATCTTGACTGAGGCCGCACGGGGAAACTTCTAAGCCCTTCCCGCCGCCGTCGGTGCATTGATCATGTGCGGCAGACCCTTGGCGTATCTGAGCGCCGGGCCTGCCGCACACTCGGGCAGCATCGTTCGACACAGCGCAAGGAACCTTGCGGCTTGCCGGACGAAGCGCGGCTAACCGAGGACATCATTGCACTGACGGAAGAGTTCGGACGCTATGCGCTGCCCGGCAGGCGATGCTCGCATCGCCGAGAGGGGGTACCGCATGATCACCGGGATGTTGAACAACAGCGGATGGCATGTGAATCACAAGCGCGTAGAGCGAATTTGGCGGCGCGAAGGGCTGAAAGTTCCACAAAAACAACCCAAGAAGGGGCGGCTCTGGCTGAACGACGGATCTTGCGTGAGGCTGCGGCCTGAGCGCCCAAACCACGTTTGGTCGTATGACTTCGTCCAAGATCGCACACACGATGGGCGGGT
It encodes:
- a CDS encoding nucleotide sugar dehydrogenase, with product MKIVIYGLGYVGFTAACCLAREGHEVIGIDVNADKVNEINSGHSPIKEPQVDALLTTALEKGLIRAQTEISDLVDVDLAIVCVGTPSSIDGSHDMGYIAKVTEQIADCLGTGRTEPLTVTYRSTFRPGTVRQLVEPIFQSRLGAQTDAAVEIVYDPEFLREGSAVNDFFAPPKIVIGTRDGKRSKVMDKLNEGLDAPVFNTGYEEAEITKFVDNSWHAAKIVFANEMGRVCHRMGISAKKVHEIFVSDTKLNISAYYTRPGGAFGGSCLPKDVRALQHMASEIGAYTHLIDSLVQSNEAHKTYQAQDIIAKLPKGGRVLMVGLAFKAQTDDLRESPNVDIARRLLQGGYQLSVYDPAIKPEDLRGQNLGYIFAFLPNVGELLVDKATAEAGPWDLVVASNSIIKGLDLGEAEVLRTYEYD
- a CDS encoding glycosyltransferase family 4 protein → MLESFNPRLRLLIVAPSLDGNDIGEVEWAFNWTEALSRQADVTVLATARIGAVPLALQLPAARVITWPEPAFLYKKFERFNALAKPSLPFFNLQVRRWMRRARARGETFDIGHQLLPQAMRYATALRGSGIPYVVGPLGGALNTPTGFRDEVRQSTSFASRLRALDHFRLRHDPWLRASYAGADLVLGVAPYVAGELRSIPIQRFHATLERGYDTFPPERVRYPEPGRLNLLHVGRVVRTKGLRDVVRAMAQLRDLPGVRLTSAGDGEDLSACKAEAERLGVTDQITFLGRISRGAVEEEYAKADVFCFPSFREPMGGVFFEAMAHGLAVIAASRGGPDFIIDESCGIRLAVKAPGQFSSDIAAAIRDLAGDPRKCIALGAGARKRLKSFGSWDDRAAEMINQYHEILAARAKEEP
- a CDS encoding glycosyltransferase family 4 protein, encoding MNMIERGADAGPAQAVTLDELRQTQPLAGLKTLIVVENLPVPFDRRVWMEARTLAAAGAVVSIICPTGKGHEERLWEEDGIRVYRHPLPLDASGAMGYLLEYGAALFWESWLALRIKMTRGFHVIHGCNPPDLIFLVALPFKLLGVRYLFDHHDINPELYEAKFGKRGFFWKLMRTFERLTFASARVSIATNESYRKIAIERGGMAPENVFIVRSGPDLSRLKRMPENPAWRRGRRYMVGYVGVMGDQEGIDLLLDSVAHLVGTMGRDDIQFCLVGGGPSLKKLQEQSEEMGLAEFVTFAGRAPDDELFEILSTADVCVNPDRVNEMNDKSTMNKILEYMAFEKPIVQFDVTEGRYSAQDASLYARPNDPVDMAEKIAELLADDARRAQMGRYGLERVEAEMAWPYQVPALIAAYQKAWKG
- a CDS encoding right-handed parallel beta-helix repeat-containing protein, which encodes MCKIGPFIPFSLVSLIFLLMPFPLAATTTCTDMDVATSNSIELHGQTIRTVDELFSALNHARGGETFLLAAGNYGVLSIKSNFRSPVTLRSADAKAMASFSEAYLDHASNITFDTIKFNYTYSPGASYHSSKFRVENSSDITFTASLFEGDTASGTGTAADGLGTGKGLVVKGSKNIDVVNSEFHSWWTGLTINTSSNIHVLGNNIHGIRSDGIKLGRIQTALVEKNYIHDFKGADSLSDHRDMIQIQRSSGAGVNDLTIRDNIFDMASGDWTQTIWAGRDRASANDPTNWHRNILIENNLIYNAHTHGISINLAEGLSVRRNSLIRVRRSNTKNISIPKIRVSKDSRYVVIEQNVVGAIGGYEGQQNWVVLNNAIIQDTSPNSAGFYDRQFIYSSTSPANGYNDYSVRLGSSVDRLNAGARLLRDFRPCR
- a CDS encoding oligosaccharide flippase family protein is translated as MKRTPKLDPTPSKFSRSSSLALGAVTLLASGVFRQGLGVVTLAVTARMLRPEDFGIIAYFLIFVALLEMIQRQISMVLIRLDAVSNEHIQTVFTLQVLFGVLAAGLIWASAPVMALFGIPELVEILPAVSAISLLIALRNPRFLLYERGLRFSLAAAEETLNRMVYAAVAIYLAWLWRDFWAIVVATFAGIAMRNLWTFITAPMTPKLSLSRWRDSLAFSSWAIGAQLSQFFANSVPQILIGAALGLADAGIFRVGSRIIDTMTTQLFAPLQRVIYPGLADLARSSDRKKEAFITLNALLLTIVLPLSIGSALIAEDAILFGLGFKWIAAAQVIWVLAPFKALETLQANVRAASYIEGSTQSLFMRNALLLVLVCLFMWVGTQFGFNGALAAVALSSFAALVITLILAKAFGNGGLFEPLTVAWRSFAACALMVAAVIAADQIMRSGEDVPRLLVIVSAKVGVGAVVYTTTHIALWRWTGRPEGLETLLLSLTSRLRGRWARKRP
- a CDS encoding glycosyltransferase family 2 protein, with the protein product MNDASRAVPELSVVIVNWNTVSLLHQVLHSVFNNCGAIRMQIIVIDNASEDGSADMVAREFPGVLLIRNLRNRGFAAANNQGFEVAIGRYVLMLNSDTIVLGDVLAASVRYLNSHPDVGAMGCRVLNPDRTMQRTCSMWPSLINLTLQTSGLCKLPWPRFLGRYQMMDWQRDSERDVDSITGCYLMVRNTVLEQVGPLDESFFFFGEETDWCRRIRMAGCRLVFAPVGEIIHYGSASASKLNHRRDLLLTDAMVRLHAKHGGRLAAVSAWLILLLFNLSRASFWSLMSLIQRRPEAFDRARHFRQVVAGQLAFIRMEV